GAAAACAGTGTAATTATACAACATGCTcaaatttaataaaatatatatgtTTGGCTGAAGGTGCTGAATTGTTCCATTATGTTGCTGCATCAAGTGATGCATTGAAACTGCTGTAGATGCAGTAATATACAGAAATGTCTATTATATAGCGGAAGACAGAGGAGATTAAATTTGTACTGAAGTTGTGGAAATAGATGATTATCATTGGTCTCATCATTCCTGAACTGTTGGAAACATTTAGCAATCACGAAACACTTCAAATTTTGATGGAGGAGGGTAATGCAGTTATACATGATTTATGGAATTAATAGCCATATAGAGTAAGACTTACCAGGGACGCCAATAATAGCAAGGATGGGATAGTAACCCACATGAATAACCTGGAACGCCCACTGGACCCGACGTTCCAATGATCTACCCTCCATAGTGACTTCAGAATTAATggtgttcgctgataattgcacaatgctcagcactattcatgactcctcagatactgaagcagtccatgctcaccatctaaaaggcacaagtctggatTGTGGTGGAacactccccagttgcctggatgaggccAGTTCCAAAAGCACTCAAAGCACTTGCCATTTGCATCCACAAATagtcactctctccaacactgacgctcagtggcagcagggtgtaccatctataagatgcactgcaggaattcaccgagaTTCTTTACGCAGTACCTTTAAAActccacgaccgctaccatctagaaggacagcagcagcagacacatgggtagACCTTCATGTTTGCGTTCCATCCAACCACAGCTCCCCACCCCTCCATGCCACACACCACTCTCACCTgtgaatatattgccgttccttcaatgtcgttgGGTCACAATCATGGTAACCcattgctaacagcactgtgggtgtatgcaCACTGCATGGAATgcaccggttcaagaaggcagctcacccccaccttcactAGTGCAATTTGcggcgggcaataaatgctggccgagttAACGAAGCCTAGATGTCATTAATGATTTAACAAATAAAGTTAAATAACAAGGTGACTGATACAATGAAATATAATAGTTGACTGTAGATAACTTCCGTGAATCCTACTAGGATCAAACAAGAAACAATAAGTCATAAAATGCCATAGGAAGTACTACTGTTTTTTAGAGTTAATAAATTAATACAGAGACTCAACTGCAGAGTAAATTACAATAATAGTgatcagttaaacatgatttattGAATTAATAATTGCACAGCGGGACATACCAGGCACTCCAACAATAGCCAGGATGGGATAGTAAATGTGTTGTATAATGTAAAGCACGAAACGAATCCGATGATCTAACGTTAACCACCAATCATCTGTGGAAAGTTGGACAATCCAAAAGGATAAATCCCTcgcaattgttgtaaaattccaatttaTTGTCCTCAGATTCGGATCTATTTTTGTTACAACGCCATCTGTTTTTCTCAGATTCAGATACATTTTTGGAACTTTGCAACCTATTGTTCTCGGATTGTGATCTCTCCTTTCTGTCTCGCTGGAGGTGCTGATCACAGTTAGTGACGGAGGTGATGTTCCCGCTGACAATGTGGGATAACATGTTGAAATGAGCCTTTTATAAATAGAAGCTGGAAACCTTCTAGTGACACAATTACCATCCTTGGAGGCTGACATTAATTACAGTCACTGAGCACACAGGTTCACTTAACCCCTTTCAAACCAAAACATTTTATAGCAcaataaattttattttttttacccAGCCAGAATGGGATGTATGAGGGTCACTGCGGTAAGGAATGATGGAAATAgcagaggcactgaccataatgCATCAATCCTGCTTGGTCATGGGAGTGGCACCAAAGGACTGGAGGGTGGTAGCTGTGCTATACCGTTTAGCAAAGGAGAGAGGTGTATATATTGGACCTATGAAACAGTTCGGGCATATTAGATTCTAATTGGGAAACCATTGCTTTATCAATACAAACTGCAGCATAGATAAGTTAATGAGAAATCATGTCTAATAAAGCTGCTCGGATCCTTTGTTGAAGCAAAGGGAAGTGTTGATGAGGTATTGCTGCTGAATTGTCTACTTTGAATTTTTAAAGCTCCGTGGTCTAATTTCCTTTCATAACCTGTTACAAAAACTTGTGGCCTGGTTGTATTTTGTTTAAACCTGAATCGAAGTGAATTCCTCACATTATAATGGGTGCTGTGTCGTATGACAGAGGAGGTTCAGAAAGTTCCGGTCGTCCACTATGACCAGTGGAGGTCCTGCGTTTTGAGGCCTTAACAAGCGAGGCACTTCACAGTGAAAAACGTTGGAATAATTTTATTTGTTAAAGAATGACAGttgctttgtttaatttaatTTCGTATAATGGAAAAGGAGGATTAATTTCACGCTGCTTTTTGACCAGGCACTGTTGCAGTGAAATTCAGagcagaggtgggaaggtgagTGAAGGAATAATCAGAGTTAATAATTTGCTCGCAACTCAAAGGGCAGCAGGCTCCcgggggagagggaagaaacaACAATTTAGTGATGGCCTCAAGACTTCATGAACAGTTCTAACATCTCGTCATCTTAGTAGAGTCTATGATTAGCCAAAGCCCAGAATGGAGAAGCCTCATCCTGGATGGTACCAATCACATTGGGATACTGCATCGGAAAGTGCAGAAACGAAGACCAGAAGCTGCATAGAGCTCAAAACCCTCTGAACAACCTCTCGACCTTTAAGAAACGCGTGCCACATTTGTGACAGGCAGTAGACCGCCCAATAGGCTTACCAAACATCTCAGAAGCCATCTGAACTGTGTGGAAAACAGTCAGCAAAAATGCAGAACAGCAGCCTTGGATGAataatgtttgtgtgtgacagagagagtgtttgtgcctGGCGtttgtggcgtgtgtgtgtgcgtatgcgcgtgtgtgtgtgtgtgcgtttgcgtGTGTGCGTGGTTGTCTCACCGAGTGCTCAGAGATCAACGCCGGCACGTTCCATTTTGAAAAGATCATCTTGACCACCGTCCAACAGCAAGTGACCACCCTGAGAATCAGTGGCTACAGTCTGGGCATCTTCATAATCGCCTAGAGCTGAGAGGAAAAGTGATTTTCAATGAATTAAATTGCTAACAATCAATAATTAGAATGATATTTATGCGTGCCAATCTGACAAATAATTGAAGGACTGGAAGGTAAATACATTGTGTTGATCAGCATCGGTGAGTTTAGTGTGTGGAGAATTATTGGATAAAGTCGCTTTGCAGAATTCTCTAGTTTCGTTTTAAAGTCACACAATTCCCACTTAACCAGTGTCCGCATCAAGATGCATGTGCATTTCACAGCTTCAGGGACAGGTGATAAAACACATTAACTGTTTGTTCCTCCCTGTGTTCTGTTTTACACCCTTCAATTTATTGGGTTAAATGTCTTTGATATTGTTTTACACTCAAAATATATTCATAGTTTTATTTTGACAAAAATCATTCTGCAATAAGTGTGAACCTGGGCGGTGCAGTATATTGGTGAATAATCTTTCTGAATGTATTTGCTATTTTACATAGTCCAAATGGTGAAGAACAAAAGCATGATGCTGGGAAGTAAAATTCCATCCAAACATACTACTGAAGGAGTTTCCTTCACTGTTTTCTGACCCAGGATCTTTGCCATCAAACCTCTAACTAGCGTAATATTCGAAGTGATTGGATGAGTCAATTGAATCTGAAACCGTTTACCAGAGATAGAGATAAAAATATTTGTTGGAGCAATTGTTCAGAACAGAGTCAGAAATGTGTCATCACGACTCAGAATGATTCAGCTCATCGGAGCACAGATCAGAATAATTAATTGTTAGGTTTCATCGTTATTCTCTTCCCCCGAAATCAGGCGATCTGTGTACTGGCAGCATTGCCGTCACTGGATTGTATTATGCATTCGAATACCTGCACTGTTTATCGACTCAGATACCTGACAGAAGCAGCCTGCAGACCAGTGGAAATTGGGGACAGCGCTTCAGTTCGCTATTCTCAATCAAAAGACAAAAAAATAACATTCTTTGAAAAATAAAGCGCTGTGGGGATATTAAAAAGAAAACCTCGCAACTACTCGCAGTATACACATGGGCCGTGAGAAAGGAAACTTTCACGTGGGGGTAGTGATTGGAATGGCCATTCATTGTACTAATTTATCGAGAGGTTTAAACGGAAATGGAATTCCACAGTGTGGATTCGGATTGCAATGGAAACTACGAACCTGGTCCATGGGTCAGAGCGGAATCCATGCGAGGCAGAATATCCTCAATTTCTTCATAAAGGGCTTGGTAGAAACCGCTGGACGATTCCCTGCCGCCAGTGACAGCCCCTGTTCGAGGGAAGGCGGAGGGATTAATATTTTGTTGCAATCGAACCCCGTGTAATACTGCAATATTTGCGAATGAAACACTTCACAGATGTTGAATGCCAATGGAGAAAGCCAGTTATTGTGAAGAAAGAGGGACATAATTGGATTCATGAATTCATTCTCgagagatcgtgtgtgtgtgtatctctataTCTGCATGGACACCTATTCAACTTCACCAAACATAGGCTCAATGTAATTAAGGTGGGAAAGGACGGAGCGATGGAATTGCAGGACAAATGTTTTCCAGCTGCTCACTTGGCCATGATGCCCATGGGGATTACAGTTAAGGAGAAGCTGGAAGGAAAATTGGCTGCTCTCTGCAGACAACATCAGTTTAGAAACATGAGTGATGTGTTCATGGTTCCTTGATATATCAGATCAGTGTTAGCAGTTTATTTGCAGTGTGCAGGGAACACTAGTGTGTTGATTTTTTTTCGAATCTGAGGGTCTCAATTTGTTTGGATGCTGAGAAATTATTGATGAGTGCCAAAAATCGCACAAACGTCTCACGACTCAGTATCGTGGATTGATTCCGGTGAGAGAGTTTGGGTTTGAGCATCCAGACTCAGAAACTGAAGGAATGGATTAGACACTGAGCGGATAGATAAAGAATTACTGGAAATAataactgaacacagagcccaaaaTAGCTAAATAAATGTTCTTATTCATTGTTGTGCCAATTGGATTGAAATGAAGTCGCAGTACCGGCGGATCGAACTGGAATATGTACGTTGAGAGTCAAGTGGCTCTGCCATTTAAATTGGATATCTCACCAAATCGTCGAGTGGTTTGAACAGAATTAGTGTTAAAAAATACTGTTAACATTCGTTTCTTAAATGACTTGTGACCTCCTGTGGAAAAGGTAGAGGAGGTGAAAGCGCGCCAGGGTATTTTTCAAGTTCCGATATGCAGCGTGAATTCGGCGGTCCTACTTGAGTCTCACCTTTTCTCTTTGCCTTTCTGTGTATCAATGACGTGAGTGCCATTAACTCGACCATCAATAGGACTCCGAGTGTTATACAGATCacaatggaggtggaagtagtTTTTACATCATGTCCTTGATGAAATATTATAGAAAGATTTAAAAGAATGCTTCGTTGCATTTTAAATGTTTCCATTATTCTGTAAAAAGCAACTGATTGTCAGCTCCTGTCCTGAATAAGACCTTTTAGGTTAACAAGAATACTATACGAATAATAAATACCTGCAGCTGTGGACAGAGAAGTCGTCGACGCCAAGTAGGACCCTGTGCAATATGTTGTGCAGAAAATATGGAAATTAATTTCTTAAATGCATCTGTTGTTCTTAATTGACGAACTAATCCGTCATACTCAGAGATCATGTGCTAAGCACCTCCTTCCCGGCCCCAATCACCACCACTCTGCACTTCCCTTACCCGAACAAATCACACTGGCATCTTCCTTGTGATTACAGTCGGGTTGAACTGACGCTGATGCAGGACAGTCGGACAGAAATGATTCTTCTCCGGTGCACTTCACTCCATTCAGCCATATATCACCTTCAATCTGGCCAAAACTGGCCCCTCCAGTGGCCAAAAGAGCGGAAATGCAACCCAGCTGTCTGCAGACAACACTGGCATCGGCCATTCCCCAGGAGTCATCACATACCGTGGCCCAGTTGTTGTTGAACAATATCTCCACTCTTCCGGAGCAGTTACTCTAACCTCCAGCCAGGCGCAAACCTAAACCCGACTCTGCAAGGGAATAAGTGACTATTGTTTCTGTAGCAAAATCAAAGAGTACTGCACAAATAGTTGCTTTAATAAAGAGAAGCAAGCACCTGATTCTCCATCGCTATCATTTGCACTGTGGGCGCTCTCCTTCGTCAAGTTTCCTCCTATTGAGAAAGGAAACGTGCTGACTGCATTAGACCACAATGTCTGAAATAACACCAGCACATCCAGACGTATGGTGCGTTACCTGAACAGACAATGCCTGCATCTTCCCGGTGATCACAATTGTGTTTACCCCACGGGTCTGTCTGACACTGCCAAATGGTCGACTCGTGTGACATGCATTCCACCTCATCGAGCCAAGTAGGTCCGGATCCTTCTCCAAATAACTGAGCGTCATAATCAATAGAAGTGAGGTGACCGCACTGTAGCTGCTTAGAGATGACTTCTGCATCATGGCGATCCAGTTTCTCAGAGCACACTGTTCCGCAGGTCCCATTGTAGAAGActtccactctcccctcacagggATGCTTTCCATTCGCCAGCTGCAGCTCTTTGTGTTCTACCAATGAAGCAACAAATACTCAGCTTGAAAACTCGTTTAATATTGTGTAGGACAACGAAAGATGCATCGTCTTTGTTCCCTTGTCGCCagttattacttctgaattgtaATAGGAAACAGCTGTACTCCAAATATACGAACAAGAAGTATTAAAACGAGTTTAAAAGGCTAAGTCACACTTAGCTGAGAAACGGTATTGATTGATTTGAGGAAGTTTCAGAAAGAGTACACAGAGCCAGTGCAGAATCTGGTCATATGCTCGACTTTTTAAAAAGCCTTGGAGAAGATATCTCACAGTAAATTCATAACTGAACTCAGAGCATACAGAGCTATGGAATCAGTCGGAAAATGGGTAGAAAACTGACCGCAAATTCCAAGTACGTTCTAAAGATAGTTATTTACGTTCGAGAAGATGTTCTGCGGGTCACTGAGGTCACGACTGAACAGGTACAACAACGACTTCAACTTAGGAATCGGAAGTATAAACTGAAATCTCATTTCGGAGGCAGAAAATCACTTTGCACAGTTAATACTAAGAAAGGCTGCTGAAATGAATGATGCAATGACACCTTAATATACCAGCAGAATGTGTGGGCTAATAACAGCTTAATATTAACATTGAACAAGCTGGGCTGGTGAATTCCGATAAGAAACATAAAG
The Carcharodon carcharias isolate sCarCar2 chromosome 40 unlocalized genomic scaffold, sCarCar2.pri SUPER_40_unloc_2, whole genome shotgun sequence DNA segment above includes these coding regions:
- the LOC121275028 gene encoding antigen WC1.1-like, which gives rise to MADASVVCRQLGCISALLATGGASFGQIEGDIWLNGVKCTGEESFLSDCPASASVQPDCNHKEDASVICSGSYLASTTSLSTAAGHDVKTTSTSIVICITLGVLLMVELMALTSLIHRKAKRKGAVTGGRESSSGFYQALYEEIEDILPRMDSALTHGPALGDYEDAQTVATDSQGGHLLLDGGQDDLFKMERAGVDL